From a region of the Phaseolus vulgaris cultivar G19833 chromosome 6, P. vulgaris v2.0, whole genome shotgun sequence genome:
- the LOC137832373 gene encoding potassium channel KAT3-like, giving the protein MSLSCAKNFFQRFWLDEFQMGNISQGSFLANDDLLPSLGARINQEFRLRRYVISPFNPRYRAWELVLVVLVIYSAWICPFEFAFLPYKEDTLFIIDNIVNGFFAIDIVLTFFVAYLDHHSYLLVDDPKRIAIRYLSSWFAFDVCSTIPFQSFSFLLTNHINELGFKVFNMFRLWRLRRVSSLFARLEKDIRFNYFWTRCTKLIAVTLFAVHCAGCFNYLIADRYPDSKRTWIGAVYPNFKEESLWERYVTAIYWSIVTLTTTGYGDLHAENTREMLFDIAYMLFNLGLTSYIIGNMTNLVVHWTSRTRNFRDTVKAASEFASRNHLPHRIQDQMLSHICLRFKTEGLKQQETLNDLPKAIRSSIAHHLFFPVVQKVYLFQGVSHDFLFQLISDMEAEYFPPKEDVILQNESSTELYVLVSGAVDLVRYIDGRDHVHGKAVAVDACGEIGVLYHIAQPFTVRTTELSQILRLNKTSLMNVLQANPGDAQIVMDNLLMRLKGREDFGFEYPCTDSGRFPNELLQGGHTIGSSSHECTNNSHEHSLMHEGECIDLRKTETSLRKMTNDDHLVTKHSMIPEHDATPARKGNLDIVEILLERNSNPNPNSIGWTQNALAKQPKNKSICGKKRSQENEKLDEFRIEIEPEIRLDRGSSMRNRRHDGIRSIKYQKEKISTNSNSRHSNCTSDIESARLPKKRVTIQLLNGCRSTSQGRHGKLIILPDSLEELLKIAGEKFGGFNPIKVVNTEDAEIDDINVIRDGDRLFLVGCDNENLCS; this is encoded by the exons ATGTCGCTTTCCTGTGCCAAAAACTTCTTCCAGAGGTTCTGGCTAGATGAATTCCAAATGGGTAATATTTCCCAAGGAAGCTTTTTGGCCAATGATGATCTCCTGCCATCTCTTGGAGCCAGAATTAACCAGGAATTTAGACTTAGAAGATACGTAATCTCCCCTTTCAATCCACGCTACAG GGCCTGGGAGTTGGTACTGGTTGTTCTAGTCATATACTCAGCTTGGATTTGCCCATTTGAGTTTGCCTTTCTGCCTTACAAGGAAGATACTCTattcatcatagacaacattgTCAATGGCTTCTTTGCAATTGACATAGTGTTGACATTCTTTGTTGCATACCTTGATCACCATTCTTATCTTCTCGTTGATGATCCAAAGAGGATTGCAATCAG GTACCTATCCTCCTGGTTTGCTTTTGATGTCTGCTCAACAATACCGTTTCAATCCTTCAGCTTCCTCCTAACCAATCATATCAATGAACTTGGCTTCAAAGTTTTTAACATGTTTCGGTTATGGCGTTTGAGACGAGTCAGTTCTCTGTTTGCAAG ACTTGAAAAGGACATTCGCTTCAATTATTTCTGGACTAGATGCACAAAGCTCATTGCT GTGACCTTGTTTGCTGTGCACTGTGCGGGATGCTTTAACTATCTCATTGCAGATAGGTACCCAGATTCCAAAAGAACCTGGATTGGTGCAGTGTACCCAAATTTCAAAGAAGAAAGTCTTTGGGAAAGATATGTCACTGCAATATACTGGTCCATTGTCACTCTTACCACCACCGGCTATGGGGATTTACATGCTGAGAACACAAGAGAAATGCTGTTTGATATCGCTTACATGCTGTTCAACTTGGGTTTAACATCGTACATCATTGGCAACATGACCAACCTTGTAGTCCACTGGACCAGCCGTACCAGAAATTTT AGAGACACAGTCAAAGCAGCTTCTGAATTTGCATCAAGAAACCATTTGCCCCATCGCATACAAGATCAGATGTTGTCACATATATGTTTGAGGTTTAAAACAGAAGGACTGAAGCAGCAAGAAACATTGAATGATCTTCCAAAGGCAATTCGTTCAAGCATTGCACACCATCTGTTTTTTCCTGTCGTGCAAAAGGTCTACCTCTTCCAAGGAGTCTCACATGATTTCCTTTTCCAGCTG ATTTCAGATATGGAGGCTGAATATTTCCCACCCAAGGAAGATGTGATACTACAAAACGAGTCTTCCACAGAACTTTATGTGCTGGTTTCAGGGGCAGTG GATCTGGTTCGCTACATCGATGGGCGTGATCAT GTTCATGGGAAAGCAGTTGCAGTAGATGCGTGTGGAGAGATTGGAGTTTTATATCATATAGCCCAGCCTTTTACCGTTAGGACCACAGAACTTTCTCAGATTTTAAGACTCAACAAAACATCCTTAATGAATGTTTTACAAGCAAATCCAGGAGACGCACAAATTGTAATGGATAACCTTTTAATG AGGTTGAAGGGACGTGAAGATTTTGGCTTTGAATATCCATGCACAGATTCTGGGCGGTTTCCAAATGAACTGCTTCAAGGAGGTCACACGATAGGAAGCTCTTCTCACGAGTGTACAAATAATTCACATGAGCATTCATTAATGCATGAAGGAGAGTGCATAGATCTTAGAAAAACTGAGACCAGTTTGCGTAAGATGACTAATGATGATCATTTAGTCACTAAACATAGCATGATCCCCGAGCATGATGCAACCCCTGCACGCAAAGGGAATCTAGATATTGTTGAAATTCTGCTGGAAAGAAACTCAAATCCTAACCCAAATTCCATAGGGTGGACACAAAATGCTCTAGCAAAACAGCCGAAAAACAAGAGCATTTGTGGCAAAAAAAGGAGTCAAGAAAACGAGAAGTTGGATGAATTTAGAATAGAGATAGAGCCAGAAATCCGCCTTGACAGGGGTAGCTCAATGAGAAACAGAAGACATGATGGTATTAGATCTATCAAGtaccaaaaagaaaaaataagcaCAAACTCCAATTCAAGACATTCTAACTGTACAAGTGATATCGAATCGGCAAGGCTCCCCAAGAAGAGAGTAACAATCCAGCTGCTAAATGGATGCAGGAGTACCTCACAGGGAAGGCACGGAAAATTAATAATCCTGCCCGATTCGTTGGAAGAGCTGCTCAAAATTGCCG GTGAAAAATTTGGCGGCTTCAACCCTATAAAAGTAGTAAATACAGAGGATGCAGAGATAGATGACATAAATGTCATCCGAGATGGAGATCGTCTCTTTCTTGTGGGCTGCGATAACGAAAATTTGTGTTCATGA
- the LOC137832374 gene encoding mannosyl-oligosaccharide 1,2-alpha-mannosidase MNS3: MSKSLPYSTKDVDYDNAKFRHRSFSKVVTQNLLTGNLKRDCVSCSTGKFLFLILIFGVAYLVLAHASSGGVVSNDEKIVNRNSYANGSIVDGTGKIKKFWRRPPRLPPRLSPDEKVRSNGGGQILENPDAVRSMWIARQQKVKEAFLHAWSGYKKFAMGRDELMPLSRQGVDGLGGLGATVVDALDTAMIMGLDEIVAEAGSWVEEHLSERIRNKGQVNLFETTIRVLGGLLSAYHLSGGENGTNITQAGPKPEVYLETAKDLADRLLSAFTTSPTVIPFSDVILHDKSAHAAPGGLSSTSEVSTVQLEFNYLSSISGDQKYGLEAMKVMDHMKTLPKHEGLVPIYISPHSGEFSGENIRLGSRGDSYYEYLVKVWLQSGDNSNSNTSFLYEMYKEAMNGVRHRLVQKSIPNGLVFVGELPYGLNGDFSPKMDHLVCFLPGTLALGATKGLTKKQAMQNNMLNFEDLENLKLAEDLTKTCYEMYAVTSTGLAPEIAYFHTKDFSEEGHDGGNKSSEFVNDIIIRPADRHNLLRPETVESLFVLYRITEDPKYREWGWQIFEAFEKHTKVDTGGYCSLDDVTSVPPHKRDKMETFFLGETLKYLYLLFADRSLIPLDRFVFNTEAHPIPINLKK; encoded by the exons ATGTCCAAGTCTCTGCCCTACTCCACCAAAGACGTTGACTACGACAACGCCAAGTTTCGCCACCGTTCTTTCTCCAAG GTTGTTACTCAGAACTTGCTCACCGGTAACCTAAAGCGTGATTGTGTTAGCTGTAGTACGGGAAAGTTTCTGTTCTTAATATTGATCTTTGGTGTGGCTTATCTTGTGTTGGCACACGCGAGTTCAGGTGGTGTAGTTTCTAATGATGAAAAAATTGTGAATAGAAACAGTTACGCCAATGGTAGCATTGTTGATGGTACTGGCAAAATAAAAAAGTTCTGGAGACGGCCTCCGAGGCTTCCTCCTCGATTGTCGCCGGATGAAAAGGTTAGAAGTAATGGCGGTGGCCAGATATTGGAAAATCCGGATGCTGTTAGGTCAATGTGGATTGCTAGGCAACAGAAGGTTAAGGAAGCTTTTCTTCATGCGTGGTCTGGGTACAAAAAATTTGCCATGGGTCGTGATGAACTAATGCCACTCAGCCGGCAAGGAGTTGATGGATTAGGAGGGTTAGGTGCGACGGTTGTGGATGCTCTCGATACTGCCATGATCATGGGTCTTGATGAGATTGTTGCTGAAGCTGGATCCTGGGTTGAGGAACACCTTTCTGAGAGAATTAGGAACAAGGGTCAAGTGAATTTATTTGAAACCACCATTAGGGTTTTGGGTGGACTTTTAAGCGCGTACCATCTAAGTGGTGGGGAAAATGGAACGAACATTACTCAAGCAGGACCTAAACCGGAAGTTTATCTAGAAACTGCTAAGGATTTGGCTGATCGTTTGCTATCTGCTTTTACGACCAGTCCCACTGTTATTCCCTTTAGTGATGTTATTCTTCATGACAAGTCAGCACATGCTGCTCCAGGTGGATTGAGTAGCACGTCAGAAGTTTCCACTGTACAGCTTGAGTTTAATTATCTCAGTTCTATATCTGGTGACCAGAAATATGGTTTGGAAGCAATGAAAGTCATGGATCACATGAAGACTCTTCCAAAGCATGAAGGACTAGTTCCTATCTACATCAG CCCTCATTCTGGCGAATTCAGTGGTGAAAATATTAGACTGGGATCTCGTGGTGACAGTTACTATGAGTACTTAGTTAAAGTATGGCTTCAGAGTGGAGATAATAGCAATAGTAATACATCATTTCTATATGAAATGTACAAGGAAGCAATGAATGGTGTTAGACATCGTCTTGTTCAAAAATCCATTCCAAATGGACTAGTTTTTGTTGGAGAATTACCTTATGGGTTAAACGGTGATTTCAGCCCAAAAATGGATCACTTG GTGTGTTTCCTCCCTGGTACTCTTGCACTTGGTGCCACTAAAGGCCTTACAAAGAAACAGGCAATGCAAAACAATATGCTTAACTTTGAAGACCTAGAAAATCTGAAGCTAGCAGAAGATCTGACTAAAACATGCTACGAAATGTATGCAGTAACTTCAACTGGTCTTGCTCCTGAAATTGCTTACTTTCATACTAAG GATTTTTCCGAAGAAGGTCATGACGGAGGAAATAAGAGCTCAGAATTTGTTAATGATATCATAATAAGACCTGCTGACCGTCATAATCTTTTGAGACCTGAGACTGTGGAATCGTTGTTTGTTTTGTACCGCATCACAGAAGATCCAAA ATATCGTGAATGGGGTTGGCAAATCTTTGAAGCTTTTGAAAAGCACACAAAGGTTGATACTGGTGGATATTGTTCCCTGGACGATGTAACCAGTGTTCCTCCTCATAAAAGAGACAAAATGGAGACTTTCTTTCTAGGAGAAACACTTAAGTATTTATACTTACTTTTTGCGGACCGCTCTCTTATTCCTCTGGATAGATTTGTTTTTAACACAGAAGCACATCCTATACCAATCAATTTGAAGAAATGA